In the Equus przewalskii isolate Varuska unplaced genomic scaffold, EquPr2 ChrUn-10, whole genome shotgun sequence genome, GaaattaagaggttcagtatcactATGATCTTCCAAACCATGTCCTTTTCTCCATACCTTAGAACAGTTCAATCCCTGCTTCCTAGACCTGTTCTGAACCTACATCTGAATATGTGAAAGTACAAGGCTTCTTTTTCTGAGTACTCCTTGTCTCTTATGTACTTACATCCCCACCCACCTTGCTCAGGGATGCTTTCTACACTTTCACTCTGCCAAATACAGCAATGCTGTGCACTAAGTATGGAAGCCTGGTTCAACacaagaaaaacttaaaaatctgaCTCTCCTTCATTCACAGGTAACCTATAGGAATTGAGAGGGTAGGGGGAAGGCGTGTATTTGTCAGCACAAAAATTTCATGGGTAGATATATGTGAAGCTTTTCCCAGCCTTTTTGATAAACATACTCACACTGATTTCACAGCACTAATTCTTGGAAGACATAGCCCTAGTTAAGCAATGTAGCATTCATCTTTCAATGTGGATATGGAGGAGGACCCAAGAAATGCACTTAGAACAAAGATGAATAGTCTGAACTCAGTGCTGCAcaaacacaaaacatttttactttttcccaaTTGCTGCCTTGTCCTATGCTCAGATAAATCATCCTTTATAATCACTGGAAGATATCTCAGTCTCATTCCATGCCTTTCTATTCACttctaagtatatttttaaaaaaaataaaaataaaagaatccagCTCAGTTCAActtaattcaatttaaattttaatctcaaatcctcccctcccccagtgcaAGTTAGACTTAGTTGGTGGgacttccttctccttcacctTCTGGGTAGGCTTTTATCTTCCCATGTAAACTTGAGGCCAGACAAAGGGCCGGGGGATAGGGagagaatgaaatatttcttgttaACTGGTCTTGCAGTACAATTCCCCTCTCCATTTTTAACtcttgaaggaaatgaaggagatATGTGACCTGCAAGGACCTCCCGACAGTCTGGTGGCAAGATCAGCCAACATCACCATCCTTTTGCCCATAGACAACCCTCCTGAGCAGAACACTGGCACAACAGGTCAAGCCTGGCTTCCTTTCCCAGTGCCCAATTGCCCTATCAAACAGCAAGCATATAAACTGGCTTCATGCTGCCAGTTTTCTAAACTTCCCATGCTTTTCCTCCCATCACAATAGATGCCGAGAACAGACGCAATGCCATAACCTAAGCAAGGATTGAAATACTCACCCTTCTTTCTTGCAGACACATCTGACATCTATGAGTGGCCCCCTAGAGCCTCTTCACTTGGCTGTGTGGGAGGAGTGTCCTGCTCCCTACTACAttgtggaggagaagaaaaatgccaTAGACCTTTTCCTCAAGATGGTGATGCACTACATGACAGTTTTCCCTATTACTAGTCTCCCCTTTATATAGGCTGGAATGCAGGTGGAGGACAGGAGCAGTGATGGTGGCAGGGCCAGTTCTGCCACTACATGATGAGGCCCATTTATATCCGTTGTCTTTAGAAAGAGAGGCACTTTGTCTTCTATTGTTTTCAACCTTTGAGATCTAGCCAAAATCCTTACAAAAGAGTATATGTACCTTCAAAACTCTACTAGAGCTTGATTCAGAATTTTCAGTAGAAATGAGTCAGGGCTTTATATACAAAAGGGAGTAATTAGGACCCAGAGAAGAACTCAGGGAAAAGCATCCTTAACTTGGAAGCCAAGGCAGCATTTCCGGGCTCCCTAATTCCACCTTCCCTGTAAATGATTTAATTGCTTTTCACAGGATGTAGATGGTCTTAGTGATGGAGAAGACTTGGCCAGGAAGGGACTGATTGATTAAGGAAAAAGTGTTCCACGTGTGTTTGTATGTACAGTCCTCGGATGGTTGATTAGTTTGCCACTGATACATCTTGGTCAAATGCACTTCCTGGAATTAAATCTGCAAACATCACTTTTTGCCTCTaatttaatattccatttaataAAGACAACTTAGTGGTTGGaaggagtattttaaaaatctgctatgTTGCACTGCATTTTGCTATTATACCAGTCAGCATAACCAGATGATGGACTTTTGCAAAGTCCATCATTAAAATCAATTAGTTAAAGCAGGTTCAGTCTTCACTATGTTTCCACAGGACCCCAGAGTGTCAGGACCACTCAGGATGAATGCTCATGTGTTTTCCATCCCTAGTTGCCCTCATGCTTTGGGAGAAGTTACTGGTTGATGAGTCTTTTTCCTGTCAGCACAGGACTTCTGCCTGTCGGTCAATCTTTGACTCTGACGATCAAAAGGATGGGCTCTAAAGTGGGAATTATGATTCATCTTCTCCAGAATGAAGAGATGGGAAGAAATTGGCACAAAAACATCAACATAGGGAATCAAGGATGGGATTTAAGGAAGTGACCCAGAAATCCATTTGCTTTTCATAAGAACAATTCCATGAAATGTCTCTGAGATGTTTTAGTCCTTTGGATCTTGACCAATCTGTGCGACTTATATCATGCCCTGATTCTTCCTTGCAAAGACCCAAGACTGCCTAAGTTTGGACTGAAAATTGCCTGTGCTTGTTCCTGAAAACTGTGagtgatgaaaaaagaaagtatctACCCCTGGAGCTCTCTGAGCTCCACACTAGGTCAGCCTCCTTCCCCACAGAAGAGCTGAATTTTCCTCCAGGATGGCTCATCACTGTTGTGTTTGATGCTTGCCCGATTTGCTAGTTTCTAAGCTCTCTGAGGACAGAGACTGtgtctctctccttcactgctgGATCCTTGATGCTGAGGATGGTGTCTGGCCTATAGCTGATGCCCAAGAAGTGGTTCTTCAATAAAGAAATATGGGATTAAATGAGTGAGAAAGAATTCCAGAACAGAGAGCAGGTGATGACTCAGGCCAAACCTCAGGCTGTGAGAGGTAAGACAGGGACACAGATAAGGACTGAGCCAACAGAAGGCCCAAGGTCCTTGCCAGCACACTTTTCCCTCGGGCTGACCCCTGTCTGCCATTTTCTCATGCCCAGCTCTCCTGACAAAGTCGGAGTGCAGCATGAATAGAGCTATgtttgcttcctctctcttctgtcctcAGCCACGCCACCTAGTCTGGCATTTCACAGTGCCCATTTTCATCCTTTGCAATTGTCTCTTTTTATTATAGTATTTCCATGTGAGGGTAGAGGGGATGGGCAGCGTACTTGATAATATAAGGGCAATGTCGCTTCCAGCCTAGCTCTGAGGCTAAATCAGAACATGGTGTCCTGAGGACCCCATTCCCGAAAACATGATGCCTGTCCCAGCCTTTCACTACCTCTCCATCTGGAATTCCCATTCCTCCATTCACAATTCTACAGAATTCTTGAAAGACCTCATGGTATCACAATTGTTTAAAGTGGGGTGATAGgcagaggggaaaaagaaggaactaACATCCCCTTACAATGTATTTTGTGCCAAAGAACAAGTATCTGATCCTACAGCCTTTCATAAACTCTGATCAAAAcaatgttttgtttaaaattacagtataatttaaatttatgattattAGAAAATACCATCTTAATtgtgattcttttctttggaaaCACATAgtataaataaagctttttttaaattcatgacaGTGGGGTTTTTTGGAGgctctaatttattttattatattgttaCAGAGTATTTCAATGATGAATTTATCAGTAATATCATAATtaaaaccaaatggaaaataatatttagctTACACGAACTCACCATGTACAAACCTCAAGCATTATCATAGCTATTTGGAAACTGAAATGCATACAACTCCATCAACCTCATTGTTAtcatcaaatttaagaaaatcttcaTTGATTACAATATAATATAGTAGAATTAGATTCAGCCTCACACATCCCAGACATCCACAAATAgatgtcttttgttttctattaattgTGACTTCTATCAGTTCCTCAGATGGAGCTCACATTTTGAGATCATCTGCTTTTTCACCAAGACCTACCCCAGTTCTACTTTCCTTCACCCCACACCCCGTGGTGCATTTCAGATGCTATGAGGTTCTCTTAAGGGCTGTGCCTCTCAAGGCGTGGTCCCAGCTCCATTTTTCCACTCCTTACCCACTCATTTCCAAATGAGCTCAGTTTAGTCAACACCCCTAAGACAGGAGCTGATCACTCATCCCCGTGAGGGACTCTACAGGGCAGTGAGGGATTGACACCCAAAGGCGGTAGCCCCGGACCTGATGCCTTTACACACGCTTGTGCTGCAACACTTAGCACATGGGATCTACTTAACTTTTCAGTTGTCCAAATGTCTTCCTGACAGTCTCTGAGCTAGTCTAGAGCACTTCTGTTGGCCTCCACATTACCAATGCCCACAAAGGTACATCCTGATTGCAGGGCATGAGAgctaaatcaataaataaaagcgAAATGTCAGCCAGTGGGCCAGAGCTGTGGGTAATTGGACCATCATCaagatttcctgctttttttctgcCGTTCCTCAAAATATGTGCCTAGGAAAATGCTGAAAGCCTGATCCTGGGAGTATGTGGTATTGTCACCTTGGGTTGAGAACAAAGACACATTCTTGGGCTGTGCATCATAAAACTCAGCATAAGGGCTCAGGTGCTGGGTTCCTTGGTCCACAATCGCCTCAGAAAGAGCCTTCTCCTCCTTCCACAGAATCATGTGAGTGTCCAGTGGTGGGGAGAGCCTGACCTGGAAGGACTGAGCGGATGTGTCTGTACTTCAGCAAGGAGAGAGCAGTAGGAAGACAGGATGGGGCGTGGTGGGCAGCGGGGCAGGGGAAGGATGGGGTTGTGAGGAGGAAGAATCCACGAGCCACGTCAGGGATCCTGTGATGCAGTTTACCTCAGGCTCTCTCTTCCTTATCTTCCCAGCCATGccctcatttcctcctcacaCCCTCGCTGATTGTCATCCTCCTCACAGGTGTCCAGAGAAGCCCTGGATGGTTATGGGACAGTGTGTGTTTTGTGCACTGAATACCTGCAGGTGGCGCTGTTCGCCTTGTGTCTGTGCGACAGACCAGCTGTGGGGTTATGTGCAGTGGCCCTGGAGGCTCGTCTAGAAGTCTGCCAGCTTTCATTCCCattgggaaagaggaaggaaggacagctTACTGGGCCaatttaactcaaaatcaatGAATGAGGAAACCATTGAATGAGGAGACCAATGACTGAGGAAACATTGGCCTGAAGCCTCTAAGTTGACACATAGTTTGTGTTGTATTTATTTTGCCCAGGCTCACTCACCTCCCACCAAGATGTCCTGCCAGCAGAACCAGCAACAGTGCCAGCCCCTCCCAAGTGCCCCACAAAGATCCCCACACAGTGTTtgcctccagcctcctctggcTGTCCTCCAAGCTCCGGGGGCTGCTATGGCCCCAGCTCTGAGGACGGCTGCTGCCTGAGCCCCCACAGGCACTGCAGGTCCCCCCAACACCAGCACCAGAGCTCTGGCTCCTGTGACAGTGGCAGTGGTCAGCAGTCTGGGGGCTCCCACAGTGGCCAGAGCCCTGAGGGCTGCTGCTGACCTGGATCATGAGATTAGCAAAAACATTTGAAAGCTCCAAAATGAGTGGAACCGACCCCAGCTTGTGCATCCTGttcctgtcccctctctctgtttctgagaTATTTCTTGAAGGTTTTCAAGTGCTCCCATGGAGGGTTGATCCTACTGCTCTCCAGGAACTCAGTGCTTCCCCTCACCTTCCTTACTTCCctgtgaaaaaataaagctttcctTTCACAGTGCAACCTCTGTCTAACATGGCCATTTCTTTGCCCCACCCAGGCTGCCCAACATTGGTTACAGAATCCTGTCTCAGGAACAGAAACATAGCAGCTCAGACTCCCCTCACCTCACAAGAGCCTTTGGAGGAGATTGTGTGTTAGGATGGAGGTCGGGTTAGGGAGAGGTGTTGGTGGGAACGAATTAGTGAAAGCCTTGAGTTTTCCTGTGTGAAATGAGATGTGATATGATCTCATGTTGGAATCCCCAGCGTCTGCTCATGGAGTTCCTGTAAGAATACTGTTCTGGGCTCTGTAAGAATACTGTATGACAGGGGTGAGACGGACAGAGAATCAGAAATGAGCAATGAAGAACAAGACCaaagaggatggaggaggagaataGCCATTCAAATGAAGactgagaaagagaggagaggggtaGAGTATGAAAGGCGACGAATttgaaactggggcacagagggagagacagattGAGAAAGTTCATAAACGAGGGGTTCTGGAGGGTGTGGGCTGGGCAGAAGATGCAGGAGGGATAGCTTGGGTCAATGGGAGAAGGTAATAGACAGGAGCGCTGCTCAGGAGTGGAGGAAATGGGGGTAGCAAAGATGCCCAGTGAGAGCAGAATCCTGCTCACACCAGGCTCAAATCACAGGAGGCCGTTCACTGGCAATCTTTGATTTTTCACTGAACTCAGTTTCCAGAGACACCCTTTGAGTGGAGGAAAACCtacttcctccccctcctctggtCCTGTGGTCCCTAAAACTTGCAGTGCAGGGCTGTTCTCTGGGAcataaaaagaagggaaaacccTGGGTTGCCTGGAAAAGGGCGAGTGGGTAGTGGAGTGGTACAAACCCACTGTCAGATGGCACTCAAGTGGAAAATCTTTATAAATCCACAAGTCAAAGACAAGGGCACAAGTCAGGAGTAAACAGAGctctgaaaagcaaaggaaatgagcTTCATGGGAAGTCCAGACCCTTCAGAGTACCATCTTGGGAGCCCAGTCTGACATgtggcagagaggaaaagaggaagatgaataCTGCTCCTCAGTTGCTGATATGCAGCTAGAATTTGACTGATGTGTCTCAGCTGCCATTCACCCCTGAAATACACAGGTCCCTATGGATTTGGGGCCAACCAGCACAGATTCATCAATGTTTGTGGCTTCGAATGCACAAACATAGCTGAGTGTGGGGTTTGCATGTTCTCAACTGAGGTCCCCAAATCTTTTCTGCACAGAGCTTGcccatcctttttcttttattctgttatgTAATTAATTCTGACTTTTAAAGAATACTTTCCAAGAATGTCTTAAATGTCCAGGAGAAAGTAGCTCATCACATGGATTCCAAAGCCTGCTCGAGGATAATCCCCACATCTGTGGCCACTTCCTCGGGGAACCCCAACTCGGCAAGGTCAGTGATTTCACTGGCAGCCCATTTTGGGCTTCAACCTCCAATCAGGGTTCATGTTGATGCTTTTTGTTCCAGCTTCTTGAGAAATTATATGTCCAAGAATATTGGAGCAAAACTAATTTCcagtttatcactttttaaaacactttttaaaaaatgaaataacaaaaaacttATTTCTTTCAGATGAATTCCCAAAATATCACATAGGTTTTGTCCTCTGTCTAGAATTTTCACACTCAAACTCTGTTTTCTCTCAAAAATTTCATCTTGGATTGTACCCACAGTTATATGGTATATTTTCATCCTTGTGAAGTTATTTCAAGAACCATTATGGCTTGGATCTAACAGACCCCTGTTCTTTTGCaccattatttcaaaaatttggcAATTCAAGTGAAACAGCACTCTTGGTTCACATCGAGAATGACCATTTCAGTTTGGGGTATAGATAAACACTGCCCTATTCCAAAGCTGGGGCAGGAAAAGAATCCAATGTGACCATAACACAGCTATGTCTCTTTGATGCTGCTGAGTTTGAGAGGAAGCATTCAACagacaaaaaataaggaaaatgagttCCATTCTATCTAAAATCTCTTGAGAGAAGTTTACAGGTATCTCCAGCTTCTTGAGAAATTATATGTCCAAGAATATTGGAGCAAAACTAATTTCcagtttatcactttttaaaacactttttaaaaaatgaaataacaaaaaacttATTTCTTTCAGATGAATTCCCAAAATATCACATAGGTTTTGTCCTCTGTCTAGAATTTTCACACTCAAACTCTGTTTGAGGGTGTAACCCTCTGAGACATTTCTCATGTCCTCTTTTTCTCAGTTCTTTGAGAGTTCAGAACTTCTCAGTGATGAATGCCCCATGCATTCTTTCTGGCAAAACCTTCAATTCCAGTTTCTTCAGAATTTACCAGCTTTCCACTCGGCTCTCTCTCTAAAGTCCATCATTCATAAGTTGACTTGATCTTCCTCCCTCAGATCTTTCTTTCTACCTCCATGCCCTCCATCATTTTTGGCCTCAATATTCTCAATTTCTGACCCTCTATACCACCCTCAACTAAGATTCTGATACATGACAACAGGGGGATTCTGATGTCAGACCCTTCCTCCTCACAGATTACACAAGAAAAGTCAAGTCTTCTGTTGAGAGTGTTCTCAGCAACTCTCCATGCTTACctttcctcccaccttcccaaCCTCAAAGCTCCCACAAGACCCCTCTGTGTGAAGAAAAGTCTGACCCATTAATCTTCCATCCCCATGACAAGATTATTCCCTGGTGCTGACATGCTGGGCCCTCGGGAGCTGAGGTAGGGAAGCCCACTGCACAGCCTTGGGTGGAGCCATCAAAGGACAAGTGAGAGGCAGATGGTGTGAGACAAGACTTTATTTCTCTAAATGATCAGACACAGGTGATAACACTgtgaggcacagaggagggggAGCCCACAGACCCTTAGAAATACATGTGTGGAGCCTTCTGGGGAGAATTCACCCCGCCCCTGTGAACATCACAGCTGCTCAGCCCAAGAAAGGGAGATTAGGGTGTCTGAGAAAGGCTGCCTCAAGCTGAGGCTTTTCCTTGGCTCTTTGGATTCTTGTTTCCTCTAGAGTTGCTCATTTCAGAATCAGGAACCCAGGTCAGCAGCAGCCCCCAGAGCCCTGGCCACAGCCTGAGCCCCCAGACTGCTGACCACTGCCACGGTCACAGGAGTTGGAGCTCCGGCGCCGGCATCGGTGGGACCTGCGGCGCCCGTGGTGGCTCAGGCAGCAGCCGCCCTCGGAGCTTGGAGCACAGCCCGAGGAGGCTGGAGGTGAACACTGTGCGGGGCTCTTTGGGGGGCACTTGGGCGAGGGGCACTTGGGAGGGGGCTGGcactgctgctggtgctgctgggagGACATCTCGGTGGGAGGTGAGTGAGCCTGGATGGATTAAAGGAAATGTCAGTGCAAAACATTGAGGCCAGTGTCTCCTCTATGAGTGGTTTTATAAAGCCCTTCCTCCTAATACCAGCTGCTTCCTGAGCTGTGGCCTTCAGGAGAAAATGGGAACCACTCTCAAGTTAAGCTGACGCGGCAAGACATTTCCCTTACTCAGCCCTCCTTCCCAAACCAATGATGATACCTTCTAACTGGGCCCCAAGTCTCTCTGCCTCCATAGaaacatggaagaaaatatgCCCAAGTGGGTAATGACTCCTGGAGAATGTCTCTGGGCACGCGTGCATCTTTCAGGATAAAGAGTGGAGGGGATGCTGAGAGTCAGGGCTCTGGTGTGTCACAGACCTTGATGTTACAGACCACAGAGCTTCCTTACTCACTGTCCCCACACTGTCCCCAGCTGCCCTCCAAGGTCCTCTTCTTGCTGTCTCTACATCAGACACCTCTGCCTCCCCCTTCTTCACTATAGTCTGAGCTCATCTGCCCAACACTCCCAGCTGAGGTTCTGTCCCCTTCCAGACACTCACCGatgcagaggaggcaggagaaggctGTTCCTGAGGAGGCTGTGGGTGAGGAACCTGGGGCAGGCGCCCTTTTATCCTGTGCTGGGTTTGTGATACACGGCCTGAGCATGCAGCTGCTTTCACAACCTGGGGAGGGTGACAGTGCCACACACTTCCTAATTGCCTCCCTCCAGTATCTTCCTGGACAGCAGACTAGAGTTCTATTAAAGTGGAACCAGGATATCCTTGTGACTGCCCAATTACTTCCCACTCCGATCTGCCCTGGACCTGCTGCTGcccctttattcattcactcacttacaTACCTTGACACAGGCTCTGTCCGTTTTACTTCACACAACAGTAATAATATACAGAGATATATGATACCATTCTTCCCTGAGTACCTCACAGCCTAAATGGACCATCACTTAGATGAGTAAATATATTGGGTCTGATGAGCTATTTGGTATCACAGAAGTGCTTACAAAGACCTCAAACCTAAGATTCCAGCTTTTGGAGGTCAATCCCCCATTACACTCCAAGTCTCAAAGGGTGGTAGAGCCTTTAGCTGTTCTTTGGAGTTGACAATTGGACAAGATCATCGTCCTGTGGGAGTGTGATGTCTGGAGTAAGGGATAAAAGTTTGGAGCCAGTTCTTGTCAAAGACAGAAAGGTTCCTAAGAGGACCTCTTTGTCCCCATATGGCACCATGGGGAGCAGCAGAGGAGTTAGAGTGAAGAAGGGACTTACAACTCTAGATGTGACAAGATTCATATTTGATATTAttaagaaggaggagggggccagTCCAGTGTCACAGCAgataagttcacacgttctgctttggcagcttggggtttgctggttcggatcccgggtgcagacctatgcactgcttgtcaagtcatacTGTGcccggtgtcccacataaaaagtagaggaaattggacacggatgttagctcagggccagtcttccttagcaaaaagagaaggattggcggcagacgttagctcagaactaatcttcctcaaaaaaataaaataaaataattttaaaaaagaaggagggggaggagaagtggGAAGAGGCGGTGGAAGATGGGGAGAAGATCCAGTTCTTCACTGTGGCTCCATTGCGTCCTCATCTGCCTACCTGTGGGACATGTGCTATTGATTCTAACTCTGTAGAAGTTGATAGAAGGAAATGGCTCATGTGCTTGGAAGAGTTGAGGAAAAAGTGTGCAAATGATGGTAATGAACCATTTTTCAAAATGGCTGATAATTGTAAGGTTGACGATGCTGGAGGTGATACGTGTACCTCATTTGATAGCATAGGCCTCATAATGGCTAAGCTTTATGTAAACTGGATACTGTCTTCCCATTTGATTTAACTGTGGTGTTACGAATGTATTCCTCATCAAACTTGGTGTCAAATATGATAACAAAATatattacatcatattcaccaaaaaaattttcaTTGGAACTTTAACCTTCACGTACTTAAATTTaattgaatgaaattaaataaaacttcatCATAGCTAATGTAATATATTACATTCTGATTTTCTGTAAGCCTAAAGGACTGGCTACCTGTTTTTAGATACAAATTAATAGTAAAGGCcacagtttcctttttctctcca is a window encoding:
- the LOC103547909 gene encoding late cornified envelope protein 3D-like, producing the protein MSSQQHQQQCQPPPKCPSPKCPPKSPAQCSPPASSGCAPSSEGGCCLSHHGRRRSHRCRRRSSNSCDRGSGQQSGGSGCGQGSGGCC